In one window of Ignatzschineria indica DNA:
- a CDS encoding cytochrome c-type biogenesis protein — translation MRYLFSIITLVLLLTSGYSFASVNLYEFNNPVDERRFQSLTRELRCPKCQNQNIADSDAPLAQDMRDLTYDMIIDGQADAQIISFMVDRYGDFVMYNPPVKPVTWLLWFSPFVLLLLILALVFLAKRRKPAVVKVAAPKELTAEDQARLDEILTRKDN, via the coding sequence GTGAGATATCTATTTTCAATCATCACATTGGTTCTATTATTGACCTCAGGTTATAGTTTTGCCTCTGTCAATCTTTATGAGTTTAATAATCCTGTTGATGAGCGTCGTTTTCAGAGTTTAACGCGAGAATTACGTTGTCCAAAGTGTCAAAATCAGAATATTGCAGATTCCGATGCGCCGCTTGCACAAGATATGCGTGATTTGACTTACGATATGATTATTGATGGGCAAGCAGATGCACAGATTATCAGCTTTATGGTTGATCGTTATGGTGACTTTGTGATGTATAACCCACCGGTAAAACCGGTAACATGGTTGCTCTGGTTTAGCCCTTTTGTGTTGCTCTTATTGATCTTAGCGCTTGTTTTCTTGGCAAAGCGTCGCAAACCGGCTGTTGTAAAAGTGGCCGCGCCAAAAGAGTTAACGGCAGAAGATCAGGCACGATTAGATGAAATATTGACGAGAAAAGATAATTAA
- a CDS encoding DsbE family thiol:disulfide interchange protein gives MLRAIIAGIVVVVVGFLIFLFMSLENDASYLPSALKGKPLPPFSAYEVAAPGSQARILTDEDIQGPALLNIWATWCPTCEAEHEALKEIGATGVPIYGVDYKDDPQLAYRWLRDLGNPYIFTIADESGKIGLNLGVYGAPETYFLDADNVIVYRHVGEMTVDLWNNELKEIYESSFKRNDQENHTKGDQ, from the coding sequence ATGTTAAGAGCAATTATAGCTGGGATTGTAGTGGTTGTTGTAGGCTTTCTAATCTTTCTCTTTATGAGTTTAGAGAATGATGCGAGTTACCTCCCTTCAGCGTTGAAGGGGAAACCATTACCCCCTTTCAGTGCCTATGAGGTTGCAGCGCCTGGGAGTCAAGCGAGAATCTTAACAGATGAGGATATTCAAGGGCCTGCGCTTCTCAATATTTGGGCAACATGGTGTCCTACCTGTGAGGCAGAGCATGAGGCGCTTAAAGAGATTGGCGCAACAGGTGTTCCGATCTATGGTGTGGACTATAAAGATGACCCACAACTTGCTTACCGCTGGTTAAGAGATCTAGGGAACCCTTATATCTTTACCATTGCCGATGAGAGTGGCAAGATCGGTCTCAATTTAGGGGTCTATGGTGCGCCTGAGACCTACTTCTTAGATGCTGATAATGTGATTGTCTATCGACATGTGGGTGAGATGACAGTCGATCTATGGAACAATGAGCTCAAAGAGATCTATGAATCGAGCTTTAAGCGTAATGATCAAGAGAATCATACGAAGGGAGATCAGTAG
- a CDS encoding heme lyase CcmF/NrfE family subunit has product MLPLGQLALYIALGVSIALFILPLVGIKFRNPQLMYSARPLTIWLFVLVAFSFIYLGHLFWISDFSFSYVFQNSNTKLPGIYKITAIWGGHEGSMLLWVLTLALWMLAVVFYTRKMPLELSAATLAVLGGITVGFIAFLIFTSDPFARNLTLDLYDGRDLNPLLQDVGLIIHPPLLYMGYVGFAVPYAFMCAILMTGHIDRLSVRWVRPWALAAWGFLTLGITVGSWWAYYELGWGGWWFWDPVENASLIPWILGAALLHSLAATEKRKAFTLWTVIIAILTFCLSVLGTFLVRSGVLTSVHSFAADPSRGQFILFLLGIITLFAFLLLLFRSYKIRQESHLSLISKESGILFNNIFLSVACFVVVLGTLYPLIVDILQIGKISVGEGYFNEYLVPISLLLLVVLGFTPLLRFKQDSFSRIKKPLSIMALLSLIFGVGSSYLYAGQLDPLVVISLILSYWVFFGILFEIKLNGRKSDNFFQALKHQSLSRWGMNLGHLGLIVTIVGITLTSHYSDEQDRLVRVGETVQVREYGFELLALEDVQGSNYIGTKGIIQVYQNGKPLRMMYPEKRTYTVSGMPISEVALRPSLLDDLYVAMAEERAENAWAIRLYVKPFVRWIWLGGIIISIAALLSMLDRRYRIGRKQLQSTDNIETVQ; this is encoded by the coding sequence ATGCTTCCGTTGGGTCAGCTCGCGCTCTATATTGCGCTCGGTGTTTCTATAGCACTCTTTATCTTGCCGCTAGTCGGCATTAAGTTTCGTAATCCACAATTGATGTATAGTGCAAGGCCATTAACCATATGGCTTTTTGTGCTTGTGGCCTTCTCCTTTATCTATCTCGGTCATCTCTTTTGGATTAGTGATTTTAGCTTCTCCTATGTCTTTCAGAACTCCAATACCAAATTGCCGGGAATCTATAAAATTACCGCAATTTGGGGTGGGCATGAAGGTTCGATGTTGTTGTGGGTCTTAACCTTAGCGCTCTGGATGTTAGCGGTTGTTTTCTATACCCGCAAAATGCCTCTAGAACTTTCAGCCGCAACTTTAGCGGTTTTAGGGGGGATTACAGTAGGATTTATCGCGTTTTTAATCTTCACTTCCGACCCTTTTGCCCGTAATTTAACGCTCGATCTCTATGATGGACGCGATCTTAACCCCTTACTACAAGATGTTGGTTTAATCATTCATCCGCCACTTCTCTATATGGGATATGTTGGTTTTGCAGTTCCCTATGCATTTATGTGTGCGATCTTAATGACAGGGCATATCGATCGGCTCTCTGTCAGATGGGTGCGTCCTTGGGCATTAGCAGCTTGGGGATTCTTAACCTTAGGGATCACAGTTGGAAGTTGGTGGGCTTATTATGAGTTAGGCTGGGGCGGTTGGTGGTTCTGGGATCCAGTTGAAAATGCATCATTGATCCCTTGGATTTTAGGGGCAGCACTGCTTCACTCATTAGCAGCGACAGAAAAGCGTAAAGCTTTTACTCTCTGGACCGTTATTATTGCTATTTTAACCTTCTGCTTAAGTGTCTTAGGAACCTTCCTTGTACGTTCAGGTGTTTTAACCTCTGTTCACTCCTTTGCGGCAGATCCTTCGAGAGGACAATTTATCCTCTTCCTTCTTGGTATTATTACACTTTTTGCATTTCTATTATTGCTCTTTAGATCTTATAAAATTCGTCAAGAGTCGCATCTTAGCTTGATCTCAAAAGAGTCGGGAATTCTCTTTAATAATATCTTTCTTTCGGTGGCCTGCTTTGTTGTAGTCTTAGGGACGCTCTATCCATTGATCGTTGATATTTTGCAGATTGGTAAAATCTCGGTAGGAGAGGGATATTTCAATGAGTATCTTGTTCCTATCTCACTTTTACTTCTTGTTGTATTAGGTTTTACTCCGCTCCTTCGTTTTAAACAGGATTCCTTCTCCCGTATTAAGAAGCCCTTGAGTATTATGGCGCTTCTTTCACTCATTTTTGGTGTGGGGAGTAGTTATCTCTATGCCGGTCAATTGGATCCTTTAGTTGTGATCAGTCTGATTCTCAGCTATTGGGTCTTCTTTGGAATTCTCTTTGAGATCAAACTCAATGGACGTAAGAGTGATAACTTCTTCCAAGCGCTCAAACATCAATCATTATCACGTTGGGGAATGAATCTTGGGCATTTAGGATTAATTGTGACGATTGTAGGAATTACACTCACTTCTCACTATAGTGATGAGCAAGATCGTTTAGTCCGAGTGGGAGAGACTGTTCAGGTAAGAGAGTATGGTTTTGAGTTATTGGCGCTCGAAGATGTTCAGGGTTCAAACTATATTGGGACAAAAGGGATTATTCAGGTCTACCAAAATGGAAAGCCCTTACGCATGATGTATCCCGAGAAGAGAACCTATACCGTTAGCGGAATGCCGATTAGTGAAGTCGCTTTAAGACCCTCTCTTTTAGATGATCTTTATGTTGCTATGGCGGAGGAGCGCGCTGAAAATGCGTGGGCTATTCGTCTCTATGTCAAACCATTTGTTCGTTGGATCTGGCTAGGAGGTATCATTATCTCCATTGCCGCGTTACTTTCAATGCTTGACCGCCGTTACCGCATTGGGCGAAAGCAGCTTCAATCAACTGATAATATAGAAACTGTTCAATAG
- the ccmE gene encoding cytochrome c maturation protein CcmE, with protein sequence MSQKLNSRKQGSIMSPRQKQRLYVVIAVIIAAFLIIGFAMFASRDNLNLYYSPEQVHNGEAPLEKTIRVGGLVVPGSLHKGAETLAVEFALVDGSSEQIIVAYDGILPDLFREGQGIIAKGMLVEGNQFVADEILAKHDEEYMPPEVAATLESQGHPFKEKDI encoded by the coding sequence ATGAGTCAAAAGCTTAATAGTAGGAAGCAGGGGAGCATTATGTCCCCAAGACAGAAGCAGCGTCTCTATGTGGTGATTGCAGTGATTATCGCTGCTTTTTTAATTATCGGTTTTGCGATGTTTGCATCACGAGATAATCTCAATCTCTACTACTCTCCTGAACAGGTTCATAACGGCGAAGCGCCTTTAGAGAAGACGATTCGTGTAGGAGGGCTTGTTGTACCAGGGTCTCTTCATAAAGGGGCTGAAACATTAGCGGTTGAGTTCGCGTTAGTTGATGGCTCTTCAGAGCAGATCATTGTCGCTTATGATGGAATTTTGCCTGACCTGTTCCGTGAAGGGCAGGGGATCATTGCAAAGGGGATGCTCGTTGAAGGTAATCAGTTTGTGGCAGATGAGATTCTTGCAAAACATGATGAAGAGTATATGCCGCCTGAAGTCGCTGCAACTTTAGAATCACAAGGTCATCCATTTAAAGAGAAAGATATCTAA
- the ccmD gene encoding heme exporter protein CcmD, whose amino-acid sequence MAEFLSLFDMGKHTVYVWSCYAFVTICLFGLIISLMAEGRNLKRAMKAEGLE is encoded by the coding sequence ATGGCTGAGTTTTTAAGTCTATTTGATATGGGCAAACATACAGTATATGTATGGAGTTGCTATGCTTTTGTCACGATCTGTCTATTCGGGCTGATCATCTCATTGATGGCAGAAGGACGAAATTTAAAACGAGCAATGAAAGCGGAGGGATTAGAGTAA
- the ccmC gene encoding heme ABC transporter permease CcmC yields MTNIDQLKKPSPKESKKPRFIFFKRLISYKYFIRLAKRIIPWAFLLSAIFAVVGLYYGLFDSPVDYQQGDTVRIMYIHVPAAILSSGLYMFIAFMSVMYLIFRIKLFPVIARATAVLGAVYTLITLVTGAIWGAPTWGTWWVWDVRLTSVLILFFLYLGYIGLDSAFEDREKANMGISILAIIGVVIVPIIKASVYLFATLHQKSTLFASGGPSLDPAMLKPLMLMFIAYLLFTVGYILLKSTHLIYKEQLLQAYTRQ; encoded by the coding sequence GTGACCAATATTGATCAATTGAAAAAACCTTCTCCGAAAGAGAGTAAGAAGCCACGATTTATCTTCTTTAAACGACTCATCAGTTACAAATATTTTATACGCTTAGCAAAGAGAATTATCCCTTGGGCCTTTCTCTTAAGTGCGATATTTGCTGTTGTTGGACTCTATTACGGGCTATTTGATTCTCCTGTCGATTATCAGCAGGGAGATACCGTTCGGATTATGTATATCCACGTGCCTGCGGCGATCCTTTCATCGGGGCTCTATATGTTCATCGCCTTTATGAGTGTGATGTATCTGATATTTCGTATTAAACTCTTTCCTGTGATTGCGAGGGCGACGGCGGTTTTAGGGGCTGTCTATACCCTAATTACACTGGTAACAGGTGCTATCTGGGGTGCTCCGACATGGGGAACCTGGTGGGTTTGGGATGTACGTCTCACCTCCGTTTTGATCCTTTTCTTTCTCTATCTTGGCTATATTGGGCTCGATAGCGCATTTGAGGATCGGGAAAAGGCTAATATGGGGATCTCTATTTTAGCTATCATTGGTGTTGTGATTGTGCCGATTATTAAGGCTTCTGTTTATCTGTTTGCAACACTTCATCAGAAAAGTACACTCTTTGCATCGGGGGGACCGAGCTTAGATCCTGCAATGTTGAAACCTTTGATGTTGATGTTTATCGCTTATCTACTCTTTACCGTTGGTTATATTCTATTAAAGAGTACGCATCTTATCTATAAAGAGCAGTTATTGCAGGCATATACCCGGCAGTGA
- a CDS encoding NAD(P) transhydrogenase subunit alpha has protein sequence MIKTIILLKESSSPEKRVALDPKNCERLVKAGFKVIVTPDAGLNAYFSNEAYEEAGAIVEPPSFDEKAIILSINAPTKTITQKFKPGSLSISLLDPYHNLSLIELFAKQGVDALALEFIPRITRAQSMDVLSSQATISGYQSVLIGADLSPRFFPMLTTAAGTIRPAKVLVIGAGVAGLQAIATARRLGAQVEAYDIRPDAKEQVESLGAKLVDTGVNAAGEGGYARELTEEERAQQAAALAKHVKEAHVVITTAAIPGKRAPIIVTKEMVESMLPGAVIVDMAAETGGNCELTKVGDTIKVGEVTITGPRNLPSAVAIHASEMFSQNIYNLITPFITEDGFNLNLEDEVIKDSLITYEGKIISDRISTLISA, from the coding sequence ATGATTAAAACCATCATTCTCCTCAAAGAGTCAAGCTCACCAGAAAAGCGTGTAGCACTCGACCCCAAAAATTGTGAACGCCTTGTAAAGGCAGGTTTTAAGGTGATTGTTACACCTGATGCCGGCCTTAATGCCTACTTTAGTAACGAAGCTTACGAAGAGGCTGGTGCGATTGTAGAGCCCCCCTCTTTTGATGAGAAAGCGATTATTCTCTCAATTAATGCCCCAACAAAGACCATTACTCAAAAGTTTAAACCTGGCTCTCTCTCAATCTCACTTCTTGATCCTTATCACAACCTCTCTCTTATTGAGCTCTTTGCGAAACAAGGGGTTGATGCTTTAGCGCTAGAATTTATTCCTCGCATCACTCGTGCGCAAAGTATGGATGTACTCTCCTCTCAAGCGACGATCTCGGGATATCAAAGTGTCCTAATCGGTGCAGATCTTTCGCCCCGCTTCTTTCCCATGTTAACTACCGCTGCCGGAACGATTCGTCCTGCAAAAGTTTTAGTCATCGGAGCTGGAGTTGCCGGCCTTCAAGCAATTGCAACGGCAAGAAGATTAGGAGCTCAAGTAGAAGCCTACGACATCCGTCCTGATGCGAAAGAGCAGGTAGAATCTCTCGGCGCAAAATTGGTCGATACCGGTGTCAATGCCGCCGGCGAAGGGGGTTATGCCCGTGAGTTAACGGAAGAGGAGCGCGCACAACAAGCTGCAGCTTTAGCCAAACATGTTAAAGAAGCACATGTGGTTATAACCACAGCAGCTATCCCTGGAAAGAGAGCCCCCATTATTGTAACTAAAGAGATGGTAGAATCGATGCTTCCTGGCGCTGTTATTGTCGATATGGCAGCGGAGACAGGGGGCAACTGTGAATTAACAAAAGTTGGAGATACTATCAAAGTTGGGGAAGTCACTATTACAGGCCCACGCAACTTACCTTCTGCTGTTGCTATCCATGCATCAGAGATGTTCTCACAAAATATCTACAATCTTATTACCCCTTTCATTACTGAAGATGGATTTAATCTCAATCTCGAAGATGAAGTGATCAAAGATTCTCTGATCACTTACGAAGGTAAGATTATCTCCGATCGTATTAGCACCCTTATTTCAGCTTAA
- a CDS encoding NAD(P) transhydrogenase subunit alpha, which translates to MITGFAALYIVVLSAILGFEVISRVPAILHTPLMSGSNFIHGIILVGAMIALGHADGFFQTSLAFIAVVFGAINAVGGYYVTDRMLEMFKSNKQEEK; encoded by the coding sequence ATGATAACAGGATTTGCAGCGCTCTATATCGTTGTGCTTTCCGCTATTTTAGGATTTGAAGTCATCTCTCGGGTTCCTGCGATTTTGCATACCCCTTTGATGTCTGGCTCTAACTTTATTCACGGAATTATTCTTGTTGGGGCGATGATTGCGCTCGGACATGCTGATGGCTTCTTCCAAACATCACTTGCCTTTATCGCCGTTGTTTTCGGTGCGATCAACGCAGTCGGTGGCTACTATGTGACTGATCGGATGTTGGAAATGTTCAAATCTAATAAACAAGAGGAGAAATAA
- a CDS encoding NAD(P)(+) transhydrogenase (Re/Si-specific) subunit beta has product MGSLLVNIGYFIAAIVFIYSLKSMSHPSTARKGIHYGGLAMVLAVVITIFHPAITHHAFLTNLLLIIIAIGIGFVIAKRSALKVEMTDMPQMIAIYNGVGGGAAAIIGAIALLQIGMPDANDSSRTLLLAALGGFIGAVSFTGSVVAWAKLDGRMTSTIRYKNRNIINLFLFGFALLLAILLASEPAPHYFMLFLFFAFTLALGVLIAIPIGGADMPVIISLFNALTGIAVAFEGIALDNGGLIIAGTVVGAAGTLLTLLMAKAMNRSLSNVLFSNFGESQSEAGDIEGSMTESDAANAAMTMAYADRVIIVPGYGLAAAQAQHKVAELVKILESRGVDVRFAIHPVAGRMPGHMNVLLAESGIPYESIFDLDEINDEFKETDVVLVIGANDVVNPVARTDKSSPIYGMPILNADQAKQVFVIKRGQGSGFSGIENHLFYLDNTDMVYGDAQKVVNEMITTLKSL; this is encoded by the coding sequence ATGGGATCTCTCTTAGTTAATATTGGCTACTTTATTGCAGCCATTGTCTTTATCTACTCACTTAAAAGCATGAGTCACCCCTCTACCGCACGTAAAGGAATTCATTATGGTGGATTAGCGATGGTATTAGCCGTTGTTATTACCATATTTCACCCCGCAATTACACACCATGCATTCCTCACAAATCTTCTCTTAATTATTATTGCGATTGGAATAGGTTTTGTCATTGCTAAACGCTCGGCGCTTAAAGTCGAGATGACCGACATGCCTCAGATGATCGCAATCTATAATGGCGTTGGTGGTGGAGCAGCCGCAATCATTGGTGCAATTGCACTTCTACAGATCGGAATGCCCGATGCAAACGATAGTTCAAGAACACTCCTTCTTGCTGCATTAGGGGGTTTTATTGGTGCTGTCTCTTTCACCGGATCGGTGGTTGCTTGGGCAAAACTTGATGGTCGTATGACTTCAACAATTCGTTATAAGAATCGTAATATCATCAACCTTTTTCTCTTCGGTTTTGCACTCTTATTAGCGATTCTTCTCGCCTCTGAGCCTGCACCTCACTACTTTATGCTCTTCCTCTTCTTCGCATTTACCCTAGCATTAGGGGTCTTAATTGCGATTCCCATTGGTGGAGCCGATATGCCGGTAATTATCTCACTCTTTAATGCATTAACGGGTATTGCGGTCGCCTTTGAGGGAATTGCACTTGATAATGGTGGATTGATCATTGCCGGAACTGTTGTGGGAGCGGCAGGAACCCTTCTAACACTATTGATGGCAAAAGCAATGAACCGCTCTTTAAGCAATGTCCTCTTCTCTAACTTTGGTGAGAGTCAAAGTGAAGCAGGTGATATCGAAGGCTCAATGACTGAAAGCGATGCCGCCAATGCAGCAATGACAATGGCTTATGCTGATCGCGTTATTATTGTCCCAGGATATGGTTTAGCGGCAGCACAAGCACAACACAAAGTCGCTGAGCTTGTGAAGATCTTAGAATCACGTGGCGTTGATGTTCGTTTTGCGATCCACCCTGTTGCAGGAAGAATGCCGGGACATATGAATGTTCTATTAGCTGAGTCAGGCATCCCCTATGAGAGCATCTTCGATCTCGATGAGATCAATGATGAGTTTAAAGAGACTGATGTTGTTCTCGTAATTGGAGCAAATGATGTCGTCAACCCTGTTGCTCGTACCGATAAGTCTAGCCCGATCTACGGCATGCCGATTCTCAATGCAGATCAGGCAAAACAGGTCTTTGTCATTAAACGTGGACAAGGCTCTGGCTTCTCTGGAATCGAAAATCACCTCTTCTATCTCGATAATACCGATATGGTGTATGGTGATGCGCAGAAAGTTGTCAATGAGATGATTACAACACTTAAATCACTCTAA